A genome region from Natronosalvus rutilus includes the following:
- a CDS encoding Lrp/AsnC family transcriptional regulator — translation MSNTRPRGETFDQTDVDLLEYVENDFDVNLNVLSEELGLSKSAIHYRLEKLKDRGVIRGITADLDPVPFGLDMVALTEVSVTHEQGYSEDIGTELAAIDGIEQVYYTMGDVDFVTIVRVQDREQMNEVIDEIVGIEGVKETSSRFVMDEIKSTPRVVSVMSEEMKRVVQDGDR, via the coding sequence ATGTCGAACACGCGCCCTCGTGGCGAAACCTTCGATCAGACGGACGTCGACCTCCTCGAGTACGTCGAGAATGACTTCGACGTCAACCTCAACGTCCTCTCGGAGGAACTCGGCCTGTCGAAATCCGCGATCCACTATCGACTCGAGAAACTCAAGGACCGGGGTGTTATCCGCGGGATCACGGCCGACCTCGATCCGGTGCCGTTCGGGCTGGACATGGTGGCGCTGACGGAGGTTTCGGTCACCCACGAGCAGGGATACTCCGAGGACATCGGGACCGAACTCGCGGCGATCGACGGCATCGAACAGGTCTACTACACGATGGGCGACGTGGACTTCGTGACGATCGTGCGCGTCCAGGACCGCGAGCAGATGAACGAGGTCATCGACGAAATCGTCGGCATCGAGGGCGTCAAGGAGACGTCCTCGCGGTTCGTCATGGACGAAATCAAGAGCACTCCGCGGGTCGTCTCGGTGATGTCCGAGGAGATGAAGCGGGTCGTCCAGGACGGGGATCGCTGA
- a CDS encoding CoA-acylating methylmalonate-semialdehyde dehydrogenase yields the protein MPHDTTERFGTVKNYVDGEWVAPGADGQNVVNPATGNALGYVGFSTGEDVDAAVEAGLAAFEDWRETPVEARIQPLFELKRLLEEHLDELTETLVREHGKTMGEARGELRRGIENVEVACGIPTLMQAGHVQHAAPDIDETAVREPLGVFAAVTPFNFPGMIPLWFLPYAVATGNSFILKPSERDPLVTQRLFELIDEARFPDGVVQLVNGSVDTVDALLQHPDVAGISFVGSTPVAKHVYEKAAAHGKRVQAQGGAKNHVVVSATADLEFAAEKTVSSALACSGERCLANDVVLVEESVYEEFVDLLAAETEKQVVGDGLDPETTVGPLITPEHEERVREYVETGLEEGAELVVDGRDVGRDGEGNFLGPCLFRDVTPEMTICQEEIFGPVLGAMAVESVAEGIEVMNRSDFGNAASLFTESGSEARQFRHRAEAGNLAVNAGTAAPMAFFHFGGQKDSFFGDLHAQAEDVVRFYTDETVYIERWPNA from the coding sequence ATGCCACACGATACCACCGAACGGTTCGGGACGGTGAAAAACTACGTCGACGGGGAGTGGGTCGCCCCGGGCGCGGACGGCCAGAACGTGGTGAATCCGGCGACTGGCAACGCCCTCGGATACGTCGGCTTCAGCACCGGCGAGGACGTGGACGCAGCCGTCGAGGCGGGGCTGGCCGCCTTCGAGGACTGGCGAGAGACGCCCGTCGAGGCGCGCATCCAGCCACTGTTCGAGCTGAAACGCCTCCTCGAGGAACACCTGGACGAACTCACGGAGACCCTCGTCCGCGAGCACGGAAAGACGATGGGCGAGGCTCGAGGGGAACTCCGTCGAGGCATCGAGAACGTCGAAGTCGCCTGCGGCATCCCGACGCTCATGCAGGCGGGACACGTCCAGCACGCCGCCCCCGACATCGACGAGACGGCCGTCAGGGAACCCCTCGGCGTGTTCGCCGCCGTTACTCCGTTCAACTTCCCCGGCATGATCCCGCTATGGTTCCTCCCGTACGCGGTCGCGACCGGGAACAGCTTCATTCTGAAACCGAGCGAACGGGACCCGCTCGTGACCCAGCGGCTGTTCGAACTCATCGACGAGGCCAGATTCCCTGACGGCGTCGTCCAGCTCGTCAACGGGAGCGTCGACACCGTCGACGCCCTCCTCCAGCACCCTGACGTCGCCGGCATCTCCTTCGTCGGTTCCACCCCCGTCGCGAAACACGTCTACGAGAAGGCGGCCGCCCACGGAAAGCGCGTTCAGGCCCAGGGCGGGGCGAAGAATCACGTCGTCGTCTCCGCGACCGCCGACCTCGAGTTCGCCGCCGAGAAGACGGTGAGTTCCGCGCTGGCGTGCTCGGGCGAGCGCTGCCTCGCCAACGACGTCGTGCTGGTCGAGGAGAGCGTCTACGAGGAGTTCGTCGACCTCCTCGCCGCGGAGACCGAGAAACAGGTCGTCGGCGACGGCCTCGACCCCGAGACTACCGTCGGCCCGCTGATCACGCCCGAACACGAGGAGCGAGTACGAGAGTACGTCGAAACCGGCCTCGAGGAGGGGGCCGAACTGGTCGTCGACGGCCGGGACGTCGGTCGCGACGGCGAGGGCAACTTCCTTGGTCCCTGTCTCTTCCGGGACGTGACCCCCGAGATGACCATCTGCCAAGAGGAAATATTCGGCCCCGTCCTCGGCGCGATGGCAGTCGAGAGCGTTGCGGAGGGAATCGAGGTCATGAACCGCAGCGACTTCGGCAACGCCGCGAGCCTCTTCACCGAGAGCGGTTCCGAGGCCCGGCAGTTCCGCCACCGAGCGGAGGCGGGCAACCTCGCAGTCAATGCGGGAACGGCCGCACCGATGGCCTTCTTCCACTTCGGTGGGCAAAAGGACTCGTTCTTCGGCGACCTCCACGCCCAGGCGGAGGACGTCGTCCGGTTCTACACCGACGAGACGGTGTACATCGAGCGCTGGCCGAACGCGTAG
- a CDS encoding aspartate aminotransferase family protein, with amino-acid sequence MVTDNSSDGLNAVEAMDREYVFGTWAYQSEVSPTQIVGGDGARFTDADGNEYVDFSGQLMCSNLGHSASAVEEAIAEQTREGAYFAPGFATEARAELGKKLAEVTPGNLSKTFFSTSGTEAIEAAIKIAKFYTGKDKIISRYRSYHGATAGSISVTGDPRRLAAEPGIPGAIKAPDPYAYGSTLDPMESLEYIDEMLMLEGDTVAAVLVEPVVGSNGILVPPAEYLPRLKEIAHDHGALLVCDEVMTGFGRTGEWFGSDLFDVTPDIMTMAKGLTGAYQPLAATVVTDDIAAHFEDNMFTHGHTYAGHPVACAAGLAAVETYESEGLIERADEVGSYLSDRIASLAVDHPSVGDVRGTGLFHGIELTKRTDERAPFGTREDKLSKGSTVVDEVAARALEHGTYVANMINTLIVAPPLTITRAEIDEAVAAIDAALEVADAAMEA; translated from the coding sequence ATGGTAACGGATAACTCGAGCGACGGGCTGAACGCCGTCGAGGCGATGGACAGGGAGTACGTCTTCGGGACGTGGGCCTACCAGAGCGAGGTCTCACCGACCCAGATCGTCGGTGGCGACGGCGCCCGGTTCACCGACGCTGACGGGAACGAGTACGTCGACTTCTCCGGGCAACTCATGTGTTCGAACCTCGGCCACTCGGCCTCGGCGGTCGAGGAGGCCATCGCCGAACAGACTCGAGAGGGTGCGTACTTCGCGCCGGGGTTCGCCACCGAGGCACGAGCCGAACTCGGAAAGAAACTCGCCGAGGTGACGCCGGGAAACCTCTCGAAGACGTTCTTCTCGACTAGCGGCACCGAGGCCATCGAGGCTGCGATCAAGATTGCGAAGTTCTACACGGGCAAGGACAAGATCATCTCCCGGTACCGCTCCTACCACGGCGCGACAGCGGGATCGATCAGCGTCACCGGCGACCCCCGCCGACTCGCCGCCGAACCCGGCATTCCGGGCGCGATCAAGGCGCCCGACCCCTACGCCTACGGGTCGACACTCGACCCCATGGAGAGCCTCGAGTACATCGACGAAATGCTGATGCTTGAGGGCGACACCGTCGCGGCGGTGCTGGTCGAACCGGTCGTCGGTTCGAACGGCATCCTGGTCCCGCCGGCGGAGTACCTCCCGCGGCTCAAGGAGATCGCCCACGACCACGGCGCGTTGCTCGTCTGCGACGAGGTGATGACCGGGTTCGGCCGGACCGGCGAGTGGTTCGGCAGCGACCTCTTCGACGTGACTCCCGACATCATGACGATGGCGAAGGGGCTCACGGGCGCCTACCAGCCTCTTGCGGCGACCGTCGTCACCGACGACATCGCCGCTCACTTTGAGGACAACATGTTCACTCACGGCCACACCTACGCGGGCCACCCGGTCGCCTGCGCGGCGGGACTGGCGGCCGTCGAGACCTACGAGTCCGAGGGTTTGATCGAGCGGGCGGACGAGGTCGGCTCGTACCTGAGCGACCGAATCGCCTCGCTCGCCGTCGACCACCCGAGCGTCGGCGACGTCCGCGGAACCGGGCTGTTCCACGGGATCGAACTCACGAAACGGACCGACGAGCGGGCCCCCTTCGGAACGCGTGAGGACAAACTCTCGAAGGGGTCGACCGTCGTCGACGAGGTCGCTGCCCGCGCGCTCGAGCACGGGACCTACGTCGCCAACATGATCAACACGCTCATCGTCGCGCCGCCGCTGACGATCACCCGGGCGGAGATCGACGAGGCCGTCGCGGCGATCGACGCGGCCCTCGAGGTCGCCGACGCGGCGATGGAGGCGTAA
- a CDS encoding ABC transporter permease, whose product MNFLRYVAVRTLQTVPVLAGVSAVVFLIVHAAPGDPVVNMLGIQATEENIEAVRAAHGLDQPLYIQYFSWLSNVLQGDFGRSLVQGRAVSDLIVSRLPATLFLAVSSMVVAILIAIPAGMVSAVRKGSKTDFAVTLGALSGISIPNFWLGLLLILFFATSIDLFPAGNYVSPMDDPVGALESVFLPAVTVGTAYAALLTRQTRSAVLENLRSDSVRMAKAKGLSARRIMTAHVLKGALLPVITVAGLQFGYLLSATVVVEQVFAWPGMGRLIWFAVLQQDYPAVQGAVLVVATLFVAINLLVDLTYGYLDPRVSAQ is encoded by the coding sequence ATGAATTTCCTTCGCTACGTCGCGGTGCGGACGCTCCAGACGGTCCCCGTGCTGGCCGGGGTCTCCGCGGTCGTGTTCCTGATCGTCCACGCGGCACCCGGCGATCCGGTCGTCAACATGCTCGGCATTCAGGCGACCGAGGAGAACATCGAGGCGGTCCGGGCCGCCCACGGACTGGACCAGCCGCTGTACATCCAGTACTTCTCGTGGCTCTCGAACGTGCTCCAGGGCGACTTCGGCCGATCGCTCGTCCAGGGCCGGGCCGTCTCGGACCTGATCGTGAGCCGTCTGCCAGCGACGCTGTTCCTCGCCGTCTCCTCGATGGTCGTCGCCATACTCATCGCGATTCCCGCCGGTATGGTGAGTGCAGTCCGCAAGGGGTCGAAGACCGATTTCGCGGTCACGCTCGGGGCGCTCTCGGGCATCTCGATCCCGAACTTCTGGCTCGGTCTGCTCTTAATTCTCTTCTTCGCGACGTCGATCGACCTCTTTCCCGCGGGGAACTACGTCTCGCCGATGGACGACCCCGTCGGCGCGCTCGAGAGCGTCTTCCTGCCGGCGGTGACGGTCGGAACCGCCTACGCCGCTCTGCTGACGCGCCAGACACGCTCGGCCGTCCTCGAGAACCTCCGCTCCGATAGCGTGCGGATGGCAAAGGCGAAGGGACTCTCGGCGCGCCGGATCATGACCGCCCACGTCCTGAAAGGAGCGCTGTTGCCCGTCATCACCGTCGCCGGATTGCAGTTCGGCTACCTCCTCTCGGCCACCGTCGTCGTCGAGCAGGTGTTCGCCTGGCCCGGCATGGGGCGACTGATCTGGTTCGCCGTCCTCCAGCAGGACTACCCGGCGGTACAGGGGGCCGTCCTCGTCGTCGCCACCCTGTTCGTCGCGATCAACCTGCTCGTCGACCTCACGTACGGCTACCTCGACCCGCGGGTGAGCGCCCAATGA
- a CDS encoding ABC transporter permease has product MSVVSSARRDRLRRFVRSFAAHKLAVAGLAVVSVIVVVGVLAFVDEQFFGGAIIETVHHDPNDPAFTPLEGPSADHPFGTDELGRDVLSRTIYGAKVSVQVALTAVSVAAVIGSLLGVLAGYAKGYTETVIMRGVDVLLGFPALILAIGVVAALGFSLQNVIIALGIVYIPQFARIARSSALSVTEEEYVEAAEALGYSRRHIVFWEVLPNCLSPLLVQASLLMAFAIIAEASLSFLGLGVQPPQASWGQMVADGSSYMSNAPWISVFPGVAVFVTVLGFNLVGDGLRDALDPHENAERRF; this is encoded by the coding sequence ATGAGCGTCGTCTCGAGCGCCCGTCGGGATCGATTACGCCGGTTCGTTCGGAGTTTCGCGGCGCATAAACTGGCGGTCGCCGGGCTCGCGGTCGTGTCGGTAATCGTCGTCGTCGGCGTGCTCGCGTTCGTCGACGAACAGTTCTTCGGCGGGGCGATCATCGAGACCGTCCACCACGACCCGAACGACCCCGCGTTCACCCCGCTCGAGGGGCCGAGCGCGGACCACCCGTTCGGGACCGACGAACTGGGTCGCGACGTCCTGTCGCGGACGATCTACGGCGCGAAGGTGTCGGTGCAGGTCGCGCTCACGGCGGTCTCCGTGGCCGCCGTGATTGGCTCGCTGCTCGGCGTACTCGCCGGGTACGCGAAGGGGTACACGGAGACGGTCATCATGCGCGGGGTGGACGTGCTGCTCGGGTTCCCCGCGCTCATCCTCGCGATCGGCGTCGTCGCCGCACTCGGATTCAGCCTCCAGAACGTCATCATCGCGCTGGGAATCGTCTACATCCCGCAGTTTGCCCGCATCGCCCGCAGCAGCGCCCTCTCGGTCACCGAGGAGGAGTACGTCGAGGCCGCCGAAGCCCTCGGCTACTCGAGGCGTCACATCGTCTTCTGGGAGGTGTTACCGAACTGCCTCTCGCCGCTGCTGGTTCAGGCCTCCCTGCTGATGGCGTTCGCCATCATCGCGGAAGCCTCCCTCTCGTTCCTCGGTCTCGGCGTCCAGCCGCCCCAGGCCTCGTGGGGGCAGATGGTCGCCGACGGGAGTAGCTACATGAGCAACGCCCCCTGGATTTCGGTGTTCCCGGGGGTCGCCGTCTTCGTCACCGTGTTGGGCTTCAACCTGGTCGGCGACGGGCTGCGCGACGCGCTCGATCCACACGAAAACGCCGAACGGAGGTTCTGA
- a CDS encoding ABC transporter ATP-binding protein yields the protein MSTNTSTNTSTGDPLLSVDGLTTEFATDEGGIRAIEDVSFTLERGETLGIVGESGSGKSVTAHSIMRLLEDNGRIASGSVTFDGADLTTMSDSTLQSIRGSEIAMVFQDPMTSLTPVLTVGTQLLETLHQHRELSDEEARETALSLLEQVRLPDPVDVFESYPHELSGGQRQRVLIAIAICCDPEVLIADEPTTALDVTIEAQILELLEDLRDSRDLSVVLITHDLGVVAESTDRVGVMYAGQMVEQGSTDRVFTEPRHPYTAGLLRSMPRLTDHVPELLEGTVPQPGNRPSGCNFAPRCPYATAACEADDPPLEPVERGDGVPAGTSETAAEITAETAAGTAPSPTDDGAVQRAACIRTDEIGVLEPVPAEASETARSRTTDVGDPILEIENVRKEFDTSTSLLDRLLPKGSPPVQAVDGVSLSLRAGETVGLVGESGSGKTTLGRLCIALEERTEGDILLDGVSLAETPDEELRQRVQFVFQDPSSSLNPRQRVGRILGFAVEKHATLAPDETVTDRVIDLLEEVGLDAETRHRHPHELSGGQKQRVGVARALAVDPDVLIADEPTSALDVSVQGQILALLERIKAERDLSMIFISHDLSVIRHVSDRVAVMYLGRLAETGPVDALFADPKHPYTEALLSAIPDPDPDPNPQRSSERITLEGEIPDPRYPPTGCNFASRCPAVMPKCREHDPALVPVDGDQRAACFLHSTATRGDEEPPEDVLEATHRGSD from the coding sequence ATGAGTACGAACACGAGCACGAATACGAGCACGGGTGACCCACTGCTATCGGTCGACGGACTGACGACGGAATTCGCGACCGATGAGGGCGGCATTCGCGCCATCGAGGACGTGAGCTTCACCCTCGAGCGCGGAGAAACCCTCGGCATCGTCGGAGAGAGCGGTTCCGGCAAGAGCGTCACCGCTCACTCGATTATGCGGCTACTCGAGGACAACGGCCGGATCGCGTCGGGCTCGGTCACGTTCGACGGCGCCGATCTGACGACGATGTCCGACTCGACGCTGCAGTCGATCCGCGGATCGGAGATCGCCATGGTCTTCCAGGATCCGATGACCTCGCTCACGCCGGTGTTGACCGTCGGCACGCAACTCCTCGAGACGCTCCACCAGCACCGGGAGCTGTCCGACGAGGAAGCGCGGGAGACGGCGCTCTCCCTGCTCGAGCAGGTGCGCCTGCCAGACCCCGTTGACGTCTTCGAGTCCTATCCGCACGAACTCTCCGGGGGTCAGCGCCAGCGGGTCCTTATCGCGATCGCCATCTGCTGCGATCCCGAGGTGCTGATCGCCGACGAACCGACGACGGCGCTGGACGTGACCATCGAGGCCCAGATCCTCGAGTTGCTCGAGGACCTCCGGGACTCCCGCGACCTCAGCGTCGTCCTCATCACCCACGACCTGGGGGTCGTCGCGGAGTCGACCGACCGCGTGGGCGTCATGTACGCCGGACAGATGGTCGAGCAGGGGTCGACCGACCGAGTGTTCACCGAACCCCGTCATCCCTACACGGCAGGCCTGCTCCGATCGATGCCGCGGCTGACCGACCACGTTCCCGAACTGCTCGAGGGAACCGTTCCCCAGCCCGGAAACCGGCCGAGTGGCTGTAACTTCGCCCCACGCTGTCCGTACGCGACGGCGGCCTGCGAGGCGGACGATCCGCCGCTCGAGCCGGTCGAGAGAGGCGACGGCGTCCCAGCGGGGACCTCCGAGACCGCCGCTGAAATTACGGCCGAAACCGCCGCTGGAACCGCACCGTCGCCGACCGACGACGGCGCCGTCCAGCGAGCGGCCTGCATTCGAACCGACGAGATCGGCGTCCTCGAGCCCGTTCCCGCCGAGGCCTCCGAGACGGCTAGGTCGCGGACGACCGACGTCGGCGACCCCATCCTCGAGATCGAGAACGTGCGAAAGGAGTTCGACACCTCGACCTCGCTGCTCGATCGCCTGCTCCCGAAGGGATCGCCGCCGGTGCAGGCCGTCGACGGCGTCTCGCTCTCGCTTCGCGCGGGCGAAACCGTCGGACTCGTCGGGGAGAGCGGCTCCGGTAAGACGACCCTCGGGCGCCTCTGCATCGCTCTCGAGGAGCGGACCGAGGGCGACATCCTGCTCGACGGCGTCTCCCTCGCGGAGACTCCCGACGAGGAACTCCGCCAGCGAGTCCAGTTCGTCTTCCAGGACCCCAGTTCGTCGCTCAACCCGCGCCAGCGAGTCGGGCGCATCCTCGGGTTCGCGGTCGAGAAACACGCGACGCTGGCGCCAGACGAGACGGTCACCGACCGCGTGATCGACCTGCTCGAGGAGGTGGGTCTCGACGCCGAGACCCGTCACCGCCACCCCCACGAACTCTCCGGCGGGCAGAAACAGCGCGTCGGCGTCGCCCGGGCGCTCGCGGTCGATCCGGACGTCCTGATCGCGGACGAGCCGACCAGCGCGCTCGACGTGAGCGTCCAGGGCCAGATCCTGGCCCTCCTCGAGCGGATCAAGGCCGAACGCGACCTCTCGATGATCTTCATCAGTCACGACCTCTCGGTCATCCGCCACGTCTCCGACCGCGTTGCCGTGATGTACCTCGGCCGACTCGCGGAGACCGGGCCTGTCGACGCGCTCTTCGCCGATCCGAAACACCCCTACACGGAGGCGCTGCTGAGCGCGATTCCCGACCCCGACCCCGATCCCAATCCGCAGCGGTCGAGCGAGCGGATCACTCTCGAGGGCGAGATTCCGGACCCGCGATACCCGCCGACGGGGTGTAACTTCGCCAGCCGCTGTCCGGCGGTCATGCCGAAGTGTCGCGAACACGACCCGGCGCTCGTCCCGGTCGACGGCGATCAGCGTGCGGCCTGTTTCCTCCACTCGACGGCCACCAGGGGCGACGAGGAGCCGCCGGAGGACGTTCTCGAGGCGACCCACCGTGGCAGCGACTGA
- the glmS gene encoding glutamine--fructose-6-phosphate transaminase (isomerizing), producing MCGIIGFVGNGEHETDALDVLMTGLSGLEYRGYDSAGVALGDTDLRVHKRQGEVSSLEETLEANEPGGESVGIGHTRWSTHGPPSDVNAHPHTDAEGRVAVVHNGIIENYQSLRTELREVGVTFQSDTDTEVVPHLIARGLEDGLDPESAFRAAIERLEGSYAIAAVFEGSETVYAARHESPLVLGLGEDGHYLASDVPAFIEYTDRVIYLDDGEFATLTGDSIRITDSDGEVVESSVETIEWDAEDAGKSGYDHYMLKEIHEQPTAIRECLRGRLNELTGRIELEELADIAFDGPVTFVACGTSYHAAMFGVSLLNRWGVPAQASLASEFTAETMPLTDDSLVVGVTQSGETADTMRALREANRAGATTLAVTNVVGSSAARETDHVLYIRAGPEIGVAATKTFASQQAALTMVAAALSDHRSRELIQSLRSIADAIQQVLDTSSAREVAHAYRDADAYFFIGRSLNYPVALEGALKLKEISYEHAEGFAAGELKHGPLALVGPNTAVFALVTGDGEEAEKTIGNVKEVEARGVPIVAVTDGQSDVERYADHVLEIPALEDVASSVVANVQLQLVSYWIANELGRSIDKPRHLAKSVTVE from the coding sequence ATGTGTGGCATCATCGGCTTCGTCGGCAACGGCGAGCACGAGACCGACGCGCTCGACGTTCTCATGACCGGCCTCTCGGGCCTCGAGTACCGGGGGTACGACTCCGCCGGCGTCGCCCTCGGGGATACGGACCTCCGCGTCCACAAGCGCCAGGGCGAGGTCTCCTCGCTCGAGGAGACCCTGGAGGCGAACGAACCAGGCGGCGAGTCCGTCGGCATCGGCCACACCCGCTGGAGCACCCACGGCCCGCCCTCGGACGTGAACGCTCACCCGCACACCGACGCGGAGGGCCGGGTCGCCGTCGTCCACAACGGCATCATCGAGAACTACCAGTCACTCCGGACGGAACTGCGCGAGGTCGGGGTCACGTTCCAGAGCGACACCGACACCGAGGTCGTTCCCCACCTGATCGCCCGCGGCCTCGAGGACGGCCTCGACCCCGAGTCGGCGTTTCGGGCGGCCATCGAGCGCCTCGAGGGCAGTTACGCCATCGCCGCCGTCTTCGAGGGGTCGGAGACGGTGTACGCGGCCCGCCACGAGTCGCCGCTCGTACTCGGCCTGGGCGAGGACGGCCACTACCTGGCGAGCGACGTCCCGGCGTTCATCGAGTACACCGACCGCGTGATCTACCTCGACGACGGTGAGTTCGCGACGCTCACCGGCGACTCGATCCGGATCACCGATTCGGACGGCGAGGTCGTCGAGAGCAGCGTCGAGACCATCGAGTGGGACGCCGAGGACGCCGGCAAGAGCGGCTACGACCACTACATGCTCAAGGAGATCCACGAACAGCCCACTGCGATCCGGGAGTGTCTCCGCGGGCGACTCAACGAACTCACCGGTCGAATCGAACTCGAGGAACTGGCGGACATCGCCTTCGACGGCCCCGTAACGTTCGTCGCCTGCGGGACCTCCTATCACGCCGCGATGTTCGGCGTCTCGCTGTTGAACCGCTGGGGCGTCCCCGCCCAGGCTTCCCTGGCGAGCGAATTTACGGCCGAGACGATGCCGCTCACGGACGACTCGCTCGTCGTCGGCGTCACCCAGAGCGGCGAGACGGCCGACACGATGCGCGCCCTCCGGGAGGCGAACCGGGCGGGCGCGACGACGCTCGCCGTGACGAACGTCGTCGGCAGTTCGGCCGCCCGCGAGACCGATCACGTCCTCTACATCCGGGCCGGTCCGGAAATCGGCGTCGCTGCCACGAAGACGTTCGCGAGCCAGCAGGCCGCCCTCACCATGGTCGCCGCCGCACTGAGCGACCACCGTTCCCGCGAGTTGATCCAGTCGCTCCGATCGATCGCCGACGCCATCCAACAGGTGCTCGACACCTCAAGCGCCCGGGAGGTCGCTCACGCCTACCGCGACGCCGACGCGTACTTCTTCATCGGTCGCAGCCTCAACTACCCCGTCGCGCTCGAGGGGGCGCTGAAGCTCAAGGAGATTTCCTACGAACACGCCGAGGGCTTCGCGGCGGGCGAGTTGAAACACGGCCCCCTCGCGCTGGTCGGCCCGAACACGGCGGTCTTCGCGCTCGTGACCGGCGACGGCGAGGAAGCCGAGAAGACCATCGGCAACGTCAAGGAGGTCGAGGCTCGCGGCGTCCCCATCGTCGCGGTCACGGACGGCCAGTCGGACGTCGAACGATACGCCGACCACGTCCTCGAGATTCCGGCGCTCGAGGACGTCGCGAGTTCGGTCGTAGCGAACGTCCAGCTCCAGCTGGTGTCGTACTGGATCGCCAACGAACTGGGTCGCTCGATCGACAAGCCCCGGCATCTGGCGAAGAGCGTCACCGTCGAATGA
- a CDS encoding sugar phosphate nucleotidyltransferase, with product MTERSAIVLAAGEGSRLRPLTKHRPKPMLPAATKPILEHVFDALIDAGVTEITTVVGYQRNRVQSHFGPTYRNVPIKYVKQEKLLGSGHALLAAEDDHRDHQGPTLVVYGDQLVDGDIVADVLESHDEDSVATLGLIPTDDVGEYGGVLTDDGEVTEIVEHPFDDREYTLNAGVYVFDDLIFEAIRGVDPRVGEQSLIDGISSLVDDETASVRGVVSDGLWVDATYPWDLLTIAEDLLARGGVDSQVSADAYVHESATIVDPVVVPADCVIGAGSVVGPNVCLGENVTVGSNVSLTHAVVDADTRVEDGATVRDCVTGRGARIGPGSTVVGGPSDVQINDAVHRDVDFGALFADHAHDEGGSTFAPGVIVGADAYVQAGATLRGTVKDDVEVRS from the coding sequence ATGACCGAACGTTCCGCGATCGTGCTCGCGGCCGGGGAGGGAAGCCGTCTCAGACCGTTGACCAAACATCGGCCGAAGCCGATGTTGCCGGCGGCGACGAAGCCGATCCTGGAGCACGTCTTCGACGCGCTGATCGACGCGGGCGTGACCGAGATCACGACCGTCGTGGGCTACCAGCGAAACCGCGTCCAGTCGCACTTCGGGCCGACCTACCGCAACGTCCCGATCAAGTACGTCAAACAGGAGAAGCTGCTGGGAAGTGGCCACGCGCTCCTGGCCGCAGAAGACGACCACCGGGACCACCAGGGGCCGACGCTCGTCGTCTACGGCGACCAGCTCGTCGACGGCGACATCGTCGCGGACGTACTCGAGTCCCACGACGAGGACTCGGTGGCGACGCTCGGCCTGATCCCGACCGACGACGTCGGCGAGTACGGCGGCGTCCTCACGGACGACGGCGAGGTGACCGAGATCGTCGAACACCCGTTCGACGACCGCGAGTACACCCTCAACGCCGGCGTCTACGTCTTCGACGACCTGATATTCGAGGCGATTCGCGGCGTCGACCCGCGTGTGGGTGAACAGTCCCTCATCGATGGCATCTCGAGCCTGGTCGACGACGAGACCGCCAGCGTTCGGGGCGTCGTCTCCGACGGCCTCTGGGTCGACGCGACCTACCCGTGGGACCTGCTGACTATCGCTGAAGACCTCCTCGCCAGGGGCGGCGTCGACAGCCAGGTGTCAGCCGACGCCTACGTCCACGAGTCCGCGACGATCGTCGACCCCGTCGTCGTCCCCGCCGATTGCGTCATCGGGGCGGGGTCGGTCGTGGGACCGAACGTCTGTCTCGGCGAGAACGTGACGGTCGGTTCGAACGTCTCGCTCACGCACGCCGTCGTCGACGCCGACACGCGAGTCGAAGACGGGGCGACGGTCCGCGACTGCGTCACCGGCCGCGGGGCGCGAATCGGCCCCGGGTCGACCGTCGTCGGCGGGCCGAGCGACGTCCAGATCAACGACGCGGTCCACCGAGACGTCGACTTCGGCGCGCTGTTCGCCGACCACGCCCACGACGAGGGCGGATCGACGTTCGCCCCCGGCGTGATCGTCGGCGCCGACGCCTACGTCCAAGCGGGGGCGACGCTCCGTGGAACCGTGAAGGACGACGTGGAGGTGCGTTCCTGA